In the genome of Raphanus sativus cultivar WK10039 chromosome 4, ASM80110v3, whole genome shotgun sequence, one region contains:
- the LOC108851302 gene encoding L-ascorbate oxidase homolog: MEWWLKYCGLWTMMTIISLVQAEDPYRFFDWRVTYGNIYPLGIPQRGILINGQFPGPEIYSVTNDNLIINVHNDLDEPFLLSWNGVQLRKNSYQDGVYGTTCPIPPGKNYTYAIQVKDQIGSFFYFPSLAFHKAAGGFGGLRILSRPRIPVPFPEPAGDFTFLIGDWYSHHNHKNLKALLDRGHRLPLPDKVLINGHGVSFSSSLTVHKGKTYRFRISNVGLQHSLNFKIVDHQMKLVEVEGTHTIQSMYSSLDIHVGQSYSVLVTMDQPEKDYSIVVATRFAAKKILVGSTLHYSNSRQSLISSASLSARGPTDELDWSIKQARSIRTNLTASGPRPNPQGSYHYGGINISRTLVLESSAALVKRKQRYAINGVSFVHSDTPLKLADYFNIRGVFKVGSIPDQPRRGGIRLDTAVMGANHREFIEIVFQNREKIVQSYHLDGYSFWVVGMDRGTWSHASRREYNLMDAVSRSTTQVYPESWTAIYVALDNVGMWNLRSEFWARQYLGQQLYLRVYSPVHSLRDEYLVPENALLCGRASNMQRPIITP, encoded by the exons ATGGAGTGGTGGCTAAAGTACTGCGGCCTTTGGACAATGATGACTATCATTTCTTTAGTTCAGGCTGAAGATCCCTACCGTTTTTTCGACTGGAGGGTCACTTACGGCAACATTTATCCACTTGGCATTCCTCAAAGG GGAATTCTTATAAATGGACAATTTCCTGGACCGGAGATTTACTCTGTCACCAATGACAATTTGATCATTAATGTTCACAACGATCTCGACGAGCCTTTTCTCTTGTCTTG gaaCGGAGTACAGCTGAGGAAGAACTCATACCAAGATGGAGTGTATGGGACTACTTGTCCAATCCCACCGGGAAAGAACTATACTTATGCCATCCAAGTGAAAGACCAGATCGGTAGTTTCTTCTACTTCCCTTCCCTCGCCTTTCACAAAGCCGCCGGTGGTTTTGGTGGCCTCCGTATCCTCAGCCGCCCTCGCATCCCCGTCCCTTTCCCTGAACCCGCCGGAGATTTCACCTTCCTCATCGGCGATTGGTACTCTCACCATAACCACAAG AATTTGAAGGCACTATTGGATAGAGGTCACAGGCTACCCTTGCCTGATAAGGTTTTGATCAATGGCCATGGTGTcagcttttcttcttctctcaccGTTCACAAAG GTAAAACGTACAGATTCAGAATATCGAATGTCGGGCTTCAACACTCGCTAAATTTCAAAATAGTAGACCATCAGATGAAGCTCGTTGAGGTTGAGGGAACCCACACGATCCAGTCCATGTATTCCTCACTCGACATTCACGTTGGTCAATCTTACTCTGTCCTAGTCACCATGGACCAGCCTGAGAAAGACTATTCCATTGTCGTCGCCACTAGATTTGCCGCCAAGAAGATCCTGGTCGGATCCACTCTCCACTACTCCAACTCCAGACAAAGCCTGATCTCTTCTGCTTCTCTCTCTGCTAGAGGGCCTACCGATGAACTAGACTGGTCTATCAAACAAGCCCGATCCATTAGGACCAACCTGACAGCTTCCGGGCCTAGGCCCAACCCTCAGGGCTCATACCATTATGGCGGAATCAATATCTCTAGGACTTTAGTACTAGAAAGCTCAGCAGCCCTCGTGAAGAGGAAGCAACGCTATGCCATAAACGGCGTGTCGTTTGTGCATTCGGACACTCCGCTGAAGCTGGCAGATTACTTTAACATCAGAGGTGTTTTCAAAGTGGGAAGCATCCCTGACCAGCCGAGAAGAGGAGGGATAAGGCTGGACACGGCAGTTATGGGTGCAAACCACAGGGAGTTTATTGAGATTGTCTTTCAAAACCGCGAGAAGATCGTCCAGAGTTACCACCTCGATGGATACAGCTTCTGGGTTGTTGG AATGGATAGAGGAACATGGTCACATGCGAGCAGACGAGAGTATAACCTCATGGATGCTGTTTCTCGCTCAACTACTCAG GTGTATCCAGAATCATGGACAGCCATTTATGTGGCATTGGACAATGTGGGGATGTGGAATCTAAGGAGCGAGTTTTGGGCGAGACAATACTTAGGTCAACAGTTGTATCTACGAGTTTACTCTCCGGTTCACTCTCTCAGAGATGAATATCTTGTGCCCGAGAATGCTTTATTGTGTGGTCGAGCTTCCAACATGCAGAGACCCATCATCACTCCGTAA